A part of Amycolatopsis camponoti genomic DNA contains:
- a CDS encoding acyl-CoA dehydrogenase family protein — protein MDIVIEILAANAAETEQRGRLASTSLKAAKAVGAFALRTPATHGGSWATATTVADVIAAMARDCPSTAWIVSTCLVSKNMITFGDFPDHTLDELFADPDALFCGVGAPTGRGESGPDGVRVSGRWAAVSGCEDATWASLGTIVDGEFALVLVPTAELSVDHTWDMAGMRGTGSHSLVADDILVPLDQVASGHRVHYPPDPKAINLWGLSVLATVVGATFGALDVIGSMFASPRKPFMTSYTRMSDSPGARHWLAEATTLAQRAERTMQALAARIDAEPAVTPLENSRMQQERADAATDCRAAIERMLDLHGASGFATSNALQRFWRDVAVAGRHPQLNPYLAVEGFGRLLSDAT, from the coding sequence GTGGACATCGTGATCGAAATCCTCGCCGCCAACGCTGCGGAAACCGAACAACGCGGTCGGCTGGCTTCGACCAGCCTGAAGGCCGCGAAGGCGGTCGGCGCGTTCGCCCTCCGTACGCCCGCCACGCACGGCGGCTCCTGGGCGACGGCCACCACCGTCGCGGACGTGATCGCCGCGATGGCCCGGGATTGCCCGTCCACCGCCTGGATCGTGAGCACCTGCCTGGTCAGCAAGAACATGATCACGTTCGGCGACTTCCCCGACCACACCCTCGACGAACTGTTCGCGGATCCCGACGCTCTGTTCTGCGGGGTCGGCGCGCCGACCGGTCGCGGCGAGAGCGGCCCGGATGGCGTGCGTGTCAGCGGCCGGTGGGCGGCCGTCTCCGGATGCGAGGACGCCACGTGGGCCAGCCTCGGCACGATCGTCGACGGTGAGTTCGCGCTCGTCCTCGTCCCGACGGCCGAGCTGAGCGTCGATCACACGTGGGACATGGCCGGCATGCGCGGTACCGGCAGCCATTCACTCGTGGCCGACGACATCCTGGTTCCCCTTGATCAGGTGGCGTCGGGCCATCGGGTGCACTACCCACCCGACCCCAAAGCCATCAACTTGTGGGGGCTCAGTGTGCTCGCGACGGTCGTGGGCGCGACGTTCGGCGCACTGGACGTCATCGGCTCGATGTTCGCCTCACCCCGCAAGCCGTTCATGACGTCGTACACGCGAATGAGCGACTCGCCGGGCGCCCGGCACTGGCTGGCGGAGGCGACGACCTTGGCGCAGCGCGCCGAGCGGACGATGCAGGCCCTGGCGGCGCGGATCGACGCGGAGCCGGCCGTCACGCCCCTCGAAAACAGCCGCATGCAGCAGGAGCGGGCCGACGCCGCAACGGATTGCCGCGCGGCGATCGAGCGCATGCTCGACCTCCACGGCGCGAGCGGCTTCGCCACGAGCAACGCGCTGCAGCGCTTTTGGCGCGACGTGGCGGTGGCCGGCCGTCACCCGCAACTCAACCCATACCTCGCTGTCGAAGGCTTCGGCCGATTGCTGAGCGACGCCACCTGA
- a CDS encoding AraC family transcriptional regulator yields MISEVISALHAGRPSAARVSQSGEWGFRLPDIEGMGFHVVLGGEGWLTTGGGPPVRLRPGDVVLVPYGAEHGLSHSAAARLGSLPMMRQPLWTRPAEGSAHIDLILGCYHVGHTRTHRLLRDLPPVVAVSPDFERHPELRALMELLSADVSEGASGMATARAALVDLTLAHALRHGWQQSRDTEWPDVTDPGIAAAIDQMHANPQQPWTLKSLSEIAGMSRTAFKQQFTALVGTPPITYLIDWRLTRGARALRDSTAPLAVIARQVGYSSEYAFGNAFRRKFGVSPGRFRQQVTRELTPVGESAVPTRT; encoded by the coding sequence ATGATCAGCGAGGTGATCAGCGCACTCCACGCAGGGAGGCCGTCCGCGGCGCGGGTCAGCCAGTCCGGAGAGTGGGGCTTCCGGCTTCCGGATATCGAGGGCATGGGCTTTCACGTGGTGCTCGGCGGCGAAGGCTGGTTGACCACAGGCGGCGGTCCGCCGGTGAGGCTGCGACCCGGAGATGTGGTGCTCGTGCCGTACGGCGCGGAGCACGGGCTCAGCCATTCGGCCGCGGCCCGGCTCGGGAGCCTGCCGATGATGCGGCAACCGCTCTGGACCAGGCCCGCCGAGGGATCCGCGCACATCGACTTGATCCTCGGGTGCTACCACGTCGGGCACACCCGGACCCACCGGTTGCTTCGAGACCTCCCGCCGGTCGTCGCCGTTTCGCCGGACTTCGAGCGGCACCCGGAGCTGCGGGCGCTGATGGAATTGCTCTCGGCGGACGTGTCCGAAGGCGCGTCGGGCATGGCGACGGCTCGGGCCGCGCTGGTCGACCTGACGCTCGCCCACGCGCTGCGCCACGGATGGCAGCAGTCCCGTGACACGGAGTGGCCCGATGTCACGGATCCGGGCATCGCCGCGGCGATCGACCAAATGCACGCCAATCCGCAGCAGCCGTGGACGTTGAAAAGTCTCAGTGAAATCGCGGGCATGTCGCGCACCGCGTTCAAGCAACAGTTCACCGCTCTGGTCGGTACGCCGCCGATCACCTATCTCATCGATTGGCGCCTGACGCGCGGCGCGCGTGCACTGCGCGATTCAACGGCGCCGCTGGCGGTGATCGCGCGTCAGGTGGGCTACTCGAGCGAGTATGCCTTCGGAAACGCGTTCCGGCGCAAATTCGGCGTGTCGCCGGGCCGATTCCGCCAGCAGGTGACTCGCGAACTGACGCCGGTAGGTGAATCGGCCGTCCCGACCCGGACTTGA
- a CDS encoding SDR family NAD(P)-dependent oxidoreductase, translating into MTVDYRAQTVLLTGASSGIGAAFARTLAARGANLVLVARRADRLTSLAEELRRTADARVDVVPADLARPDAADELHQTVTGQGIHVTGLINNAASGSFAPFLESEPARLSAEVAVGALAPMRLTAAFLPGMVNARHGFVINLASVSAYLPAPRMAVYGATKAFSLSFTESLWTELRGTGVTVFAVCPGATATDFTSSMGPDAAVLTAGKLRRPDDVVTTALNHLESRDPGPVVIDGRANRLGVLASRLLSHRRAASTMARVFDPRRVTAR; encoded by the coding sequence ATGACCGTTGACTACCGCGCCCAGACCGTGCTGCTCACGGGAGCGAGCTCCGGTATCGGAGCCGCGTTCGCCCGGACACTGGCCGCCCGCGGCGCGAACCTCGTGCTCGTCGCCCGCCGCGCCGACCGGCTGACCTCGCTGGCGGAGGAACTCCGCCGCACTGCCGACGCCCGCGTCGACGTGGTCCCGGCGGATCTCGCCCGGCCCGACGCCGCCGATGAACTGCACCAAACGGTCACCGGGCAGGGCATCCACGTCACCGGCCTGATCAACAACGCCGCGTCCGGATCGTTCGCCCCGTTCCTCGAATCAGAACCCGCCCGGCTCTCCGCCGAGGTCGCCGTGGGTGCCCTGGCACCGATGCGGCTGACCGCCGCCTTCCTCCCCGGCATGGTGAACGCCCGCCACGGCTTCGTCATCAACCTCGCCAGCGTGTCCGCCTACCTGCCCGCACCCCGGATGGCGGTCTACGGCGCCACGAAAGCGTTTTCCCTCAGCTTCACGGAATCGCTGTGGACCGAACTGCGCGGCACGGGCGTCACTGTGTTCGCCGTCTGCCCCGGCGCCACCGCCACCGACTTCACGTCGAGCATGGGCCCGGACGCGGCGGTGCTGACCGCCGGAAAACTCCGCCGGCCCGACGACGTCGTGACCACCGCACTGAACCACCTGGAGAGCCGCGACCCGGGCCCGGTCGTGATCGACGGCCGCGCGAACCGCCTCGGCGTGCTCGCGAGCCGGCTCCTGAGCCACCGGCGAGCTGCCTCGACGATGGCGCGTGTCTTCGATCCTCGCCGCGTCACCGCCCGGTAG
- a CDS encoding LysR family transcriptional regulator yields MLPDLDLRLVRYFLVVAEQLNFARAAEQLRVAQPSLSRQIQRLENALGVRLLERTSQGSRLTAAGAAFLPQAQQLVHHAEQSVLAARAAAPARTITVGYADDLVITPAVRDLRNRCPGAHVRTRHLSSREAGALVARQIDALVIRAPLPIPEDDLAVTALYTEPLVALVSTAHRFAGKESIDVADVRSEPLVGCTGMGEDWTGFWRLEPREGNGAAPLGPTLADTYDDKLEAIAEGTAIAVVPADDRRFTLRPDLVAVPVDGAEPSRVVVASRAGETDPLVAEFIRSAERLLVRDAARA; encoded by the coding sequence ATGCTCCCCGACCTGGACCTCCGGCTGGTCCGGTACTTTCTGGTGGTGGCCGAGCAGCTGAACTTCGCCCGTGCGGCCGAGCAGTTGCGGGTCGCCCAGCCGTCCCTGAGCCGCCAGATCCAGCGGCTGGAAAACGCACTCGGGGTTCGTCTCTTGGAACGCACCAGCCAGGGCAGCCGGCTCACCGCCGCCGGCGCGGCGTTCCTGCCCCAGGCACAGCAACTGGTGCACCACGCCGAGCAGTCCGTGCTCGCCGCGCGCGCGGCGGCGCCGGCCCGGACCATCACCGTCGGGTACGCCGACGACCTCGTCATCACCCCCGCCGTCCGCGACCTGCGAAACCGTTGTCCCGGCGCCCACGTCCGCACCCGTCATCTCAGCTCACGGGAGGCCGGTGCGCTGGTGGCCCGGCAGATCGACGCGCTGGTCATCCGCGCACCACTGCCGATCCCCGAAGACGACCTCGCCGTGACAGCGCTCTACACCGAGCCTCTGGTCGCGCTGGTGTCGACCGCCCACCGCTTCGCGGGCAAGGAGTCCATCGACGTCGCGGACGTCCGATCGGAGCCGCTCGTCGGCTGCACCGGCATGGGCGAGGACTGGACCGGCTTCTGGCGTCTCGAACCCCGCGAAGGCAATGGCGCGGCCCCGTTGGGTCCCACCCTCGCCGACACCTACGACGACAAACTCGAGGCCATCGCCGAGGGCACCGCCATCGCGGTCGTCCCCGCCGATGACCGGCGCTTCACCCTGCGTCCCGACCTGGTCGCCGTTCCCGTCGACGGGGCCGAGCCGAGCCGGGTCGTCGTCGCCAGCCGTGCCGGGGAAACCGACCCGCTCGTCGCGGAGTTCATCCGCTCCGCGGAGAGGCTGCTCGTCCGCGATGCCGCTCGTGCATGA
- a CDS encoding alpha/beta fold hydrolase translates to MTIAFVNGVPVTPAVWTPLIDELPEARQREAVLLAPPGFGAPLPADFAATFDDYRDWLIDELSRFDAPVDLVGHSLAGGYVLEVAMSRPDLIRSWVSDTVAGYEPDYTWHDLAKLWQTPGEGERHVDELFSGDAGDRAARMVGWGIPEPTAGEIALDQGEEMSRAILALYRSVPQRVLVERGRDLSAAATRPGLVPIALQDDTVGSPALRHRAAERAAARTADLDGLGHWWMLDDPARAAAMLIDFWDSL, encoded by the coding sequence ATGACCATAGCTTTCGTCAACGGCGTTCCGGTGACCCCCGCGGTGTGGACGCCTCTGATCGACGAGTTGCCCGAGGCCCGGCAGCGAGAGGCGGTCCTGCTCGCACCGCCGGGCTTCGGTGCACCCCTCCCCGCGGATTTCGCGGCCACGTTCGACGACTACCGGGATTGGCTCATCGATGAGCTCTCGCGGTTCGACGCGCCGGTCGACCTCGTCGGCCACAGCTTGGCGGGCGGGTATGTGCTGGAGGTGGCGATGAGCCGTCCCGACCTGATCCGCAGCTGGGTCAGCGACACCGTCGCCGGTTACGAGCCGGACTACACCTGGCACGACCTCGCGAAACTGTGGCAGACACCCGGCGAGGGGGAACGCCACGTCGACGAACTCTTCTCGGGGGATGCAGGTGACCGGGCGGCGCGCATGGTCGGCTGGGGCATTCCGGAGCCGACCGCCGGCGAGATCGCGCTCGACCAGGGCGAGGAGATGAGCAGAGCGATTCTCGCGCTGTACCGGTCCGTGCCCCAGCGGGTGCTGGTCGAGCGAGGCCGCGATTTGTCCGCGGCGGCAACGAGGCCCGGGTTGGTCCCCATCGCCTTGCAGGACGACACCGTGGGCAGTCCCGCCCTCCGCCACCGAGCCGCCGAACGGGCCGCCGCCCGCACCGCGGACCTTGATGGGCTCGGCCACTGGTGGATGCTCGACGACCCGGCGCGGGCGGCCGCCATGCTGATCGACTTCTGGGACAGCCTGTGA
- a CDS encoding aldehyde dehydrogenase family protein — translation MRTLQNHIDGRWVDSSGADTITRLNPYHETPVAVLPAGTAEDADTAVRAAERAQPAWAALNLPDRLARLRHLAALVEKNVDDLAAMETEEMGKPRQIAAQFIHAGLTAFTDALHHAESYRFAHRVKVVDGVATDVQRFPVGVVALIVPWNFTVTTILMTLGQALAAGNTVVVKPSEKASISAVGFFELVDQAGLPAGAVNLLLGDGHSGAPLAGHPGIDLVHFTGSVRTGRSVATAAAANFNRALLELGGKDPVVVDSDVDVHAVAEEVAVGSYLNSGQICTAMERIYVHQDVAEPFVDALVAATRRQVVGDPADPGTQIGPMVDGDQRQLVHRQVEAAVAAGARVLVGGEVPEGPGWFYPPTVVVDVRPEMELMCAETFGPVAAVQVVPSFEAGVEEAKRTEFGLAATVYTADADHRKLACSIPTGVLWLGGWQLGDLGRLIEPAGVSGMGASGGVYALDAMTRPTSVSYVVHAVQDGADTDVRGEIS, via the coding sequence ATGCGAACGCTGCAGAACCACATCGACGGGCGGTGGGTCGACTCGTCCGGGGCCGACACCATCACGCGGCTCAACCCGTACCACGAGACCCCGGTCGCGGTGCTGCCCGCCGGCACCGCCGAGGACGCCGACACCGCGGTCCGGGCCGCTGAGCGCGCCCAGCCGGCATGGGCGGCACTGAACCTGCCGGACCGCCTGGCCCGGCTGCGGCACCTCGCGGCTCTCGTCGAGAAGAACGTCGACGACCTGGCGGCCATGGAGACCGAGGAGATGGGCAAGCCGCGCCAGATCGCCGCGCAGTTCATCCATGCCGGCCTGACCGCCTTCACCGACGCCCTCCACCACGCCGAGAGCTACCGGTTCGCCCACCGGGTCAAGGTCGTCGACGGGGTCGCGACGGACGTCCAGCGGTTCCCCGTGGGTGTCGTTGCGCTGATCGTCCCGTGGAACTTCACCGTCACGACGATCCTCATGACGCTGGGGCAGGCACTGGCCGCCGGGAACACGGTGGTCGTGAAGCCGTCGGAGAAGGCGTCGATCTCCGCCGTCGGGTTTTTCGAGCTGGTCGACCAGGCGGGCCTGCCCGCCGGCGCGGTGAACCTCCTCCTCGGTGACGGGCACTCCGGCGCTCCGCTGGCCGGGCACCCCGGCATCGACCTCGTGCACTTCACCGGCTCGGTGCGCACAGGCCGCTCGGTGGCGACGGCGGCCGCAGCGAACTTCAACCGGGCGCTGCTGGAGCTGGGCGGGAAGGACCCGGTCGTGGTCGATTCCGACGTCGACGTGCACGCCGTCGCCGAGGAGGTGGCCGTCGGCTCCTACCTCAACAGCGGCCAGATCTGTACGGCCATGGAGCGGATCTACGTCCACCAGGACGTGGCCGAACCCTTCGTCGACGCGCTCGTGGCGGCCACCCGCCGGCAGGTTGTCGGGGATCCGGCCGACCCCGGGACCCAGATCGGCCCCATGGTCGACGGGGACCAGCGGCAGCTGGTCCACCGGCAGGTCGAGGCCGCGGTCGCCGCCGGTGCCCGGGTGCTCGTCGGCGGCGAGGTCCCCGAGGGACCGGGCTGGTTCTACCCGCCGACCGTGGTGGTCGACGTGCGCCCCGAGATGGAGTTGATGTGCGCCGAGACGTTCGGTCCCGTCGCCGCCGTGCAAGTCGTGCCGTCGTTCGAGGCCGGGGTCGAGGAGGCCAAGCGCACCGAGTTCGGCCTGGCGGCCACGGTTTACACGGCCGACGCGGACCACCGGAAGCTGGCCTGCTCCATCCCCACTGGCGTGCTGTGGCTGGGCGGGTGGCAGCTGGGCGACCTGGGCCGGCTCATCGAGCCCGCCGGCGTCAGCGGCATGGGTGCCTCCGGTGGCGTGTACGCGTTGGACGCCATGACGCGTCCCACGTCGGTCAGCTATGTCGTCCACGCCGTCCAGGACGGCGCCGACACCGACGTCCGCGGAGAGATCAGCTGA
- a CDS encoding DJ-1/PfpI family protein, with translation MTKTFDIVFALWPRCAQLDFLGAYEVFAHLPGANLRLASEHGGDLTGALGLPLRDVEKLSDIERCDLLFVGGTADMSAATTPGMLQQLRRLGEDARYVTSICTGSLILGQAGLLRGRRSATHWAFLDQLAQYGAIPDPARTVRDGKFWSGGGVTACVDFALELMADIEDPTYAQMIQLYIEYNPAPPFGSGHPSTAPAEVVEALRARFGEKLGKIGGVVPTTALT, from the coding sequence ATGACCAAGACCTTCGACATCGTGTTCGCGCTCTGGCCGCGGTGCGCGCAGCTGGACTTCCTCGGCGCCTACGAGGTGTTCGCGCACCTGCCAGGGGCGAACCTCCGGCTCGCCAGCGAGCACGGCGGCGACCTCACGGGCGCTCTCGGCCTCCCGCTGCGGGACGTCGAGAAGCTCAGCGACATCGAGCGCTGCGACCTGCTGTTCGTCGGCGGCACCGCGGACATGAGCGCGGCGACCACACCCGGCATGCTCCAGCAGCTCCGGCGGCTCGGCGAGGACGCGCGCTACGTGACCTCCATATGCACCGGCTCACTGATCCTCGGCCAGGCCGGTCTGCTGCGGGGCCGCCGCAGCGCCACCCATTGGGCGTTCCTGGACCAGCTCGCACAGTACGGCGCGATCCCGGACCCCGCGCGGACGGTCCGTGACGGGAAGTTCTGGAGCGGTGGTGGGGTCACGGCCTGCGTCGACTTCGCGCTGGAGCTGATGGCGGACATCGAGGACCCCACCTACGCCCAGATGATCCAGCTCTACATCGAGTACAACCCGGCTCCGCCGTTCGGCTCCGGGCACCCCAGCACCGCGCCCGCCGAGGTCGTCGAGGCGCTCCGAGCCCGGTTCGGCGAGAAGCTCGGCAAGATCGGCGGCGTCGTGCCCACGACCGCCCTGACCTGA
- a CDS encoding C-terminal binding protein: MKVVCTSKLIEFSDEDLSAYDGLDVDFQVIDGSSEEAILAGAADADALIVVVEEISRTVIEGLERCQAIGRCGIGFDTVDLDAATGRGIWVSNVPDANYREVAVHAIALTLAVQRRLPALDAGMRATGWADWAVPGVHRPDVQTFGLYGLGRIGRRVAEIAGSLGYTVIGHDPAVGQADVESLDIELVGSEELLARSDVLSLHVPLLESTRNVIDRAALARMKPGAVLVNVSRGGLVDEVALADALRSGHLFGAGIDVFDAEPVDPGNPLLSCESAILTPHAAHWSEESLAELKRKVVEESARILRGEAPRSPVNRLPSAAARAQRSTGASK; encoded by the coding sequence GTGAAGGTCGTCTGCACCAGCAAGCTGATCGAGTTCAGCGACGAAGACCTGAGCGCCTACGACGGCCTCGACGTCGACTTCCAGGTCATCGACGGGTCGAGCGAGGAGGCCATCCTCGCCGGTGCCGCGGACGCGGACGCGCTCATCGTCGTCGTCGAGGAGATCAGCCGCACGGTCATCGAGGGACTCGAGCGGTGCCAGGCGATCGGCCGGTGCGGCATCGGGTTCGACACCGTCGACCTGGACGCGGCCACCGGGCGCGGCATCTGGGTGAGCAACGTGCCGGACGCGAACTACCGCGAGGTGGCCGTCCACGCCATCGCGCTCACTCTCGCCGTGCAGCGGCGCCTCCCCGCTCTCGACGCCGGGATGCGCGCCACGGGCTGGGCGGACTGGGCCGTGCCGGGGGTGCACCGGCCCGACGTGCAGACCTTCGGCCTGTACGGGCTCGGCCGCATCGGTCGGCGGGTAGCCGAGATCGCCGGCTCTCTGGGCTACACGGTCATCGGGCACGACCCGGCGGTCGGACAGGCGGACGTCGAGTCGCTGGACATCGAGCTGGTCGGCAGCGAGGAGCTGCTCGCCCGGTCGGACGTCCTGTCACTGCACGTCCCGCTGCTCGAGTCCACCCGCAACGTCATCGACCGCGCCGCCCTTGCCCGGATGAAGCCGGGCGCGGTGCTGGTGAACGTCTCGCGCGGCGGCCTCGTCGACGAGGTCGCGCTCGCCGACGCGCTGCGCTCGGGGCATCTCTTCGGCGCCGGCATCGACGTCTTCGACGCCGAGCCGGTCGACCCGGGAAACCCCCTGCTGAGCTGCGAGTCGGCCATCCTCACCCCGCACGCGGCGCACTGGAGCGAGGAGTCGCTCGCCGAATTGAAGCGGAAGGTGGTCGAGGAGTCGGCCCGCATCCTGCGCGGCGAGGCACCGCGCTCACCGGTGAACCGGCTGCCGAGCGCCGCGGCCCGGGCGCAGCGATCCACAGGAGCATCGAAATGA
- a CDS encoding MFS transporter, whose amino-acid sequence MTSEPSMTPSPQTAPSSPATEAEAVAVPRRPARSGTRTAVAAGVGTAIEWYDYGLYTVAAGLVISKVFFSGQSAQVALLATFAAFAVGFVARPVGGIVLGAASDRFGRRPVLIFSLILVGSSTTIVGLLPSSAAIGIWAPLLLLLMRVTQGFGAGAEMAGAIIIANESATPGRKSYLSSLAMAGATFGVLTASVLFAVTSAVFSAEDFLSFGWRIPFLLSAVFTGIGLVLRRSMLESPEFEEVQHERQRGELAQAHRNPLVAMAKAVKASPRNWVAGFLVPSGLNVTSYITSAFAISYISGALRLPGSYALLMSCAVFGSGFLALLVFGRLGDTIGVRRVMFIGIAGALLLAVPYVAILKAGAIVPIIIASVALNAFGWAGVAAAHTVLMPALFRAEYRSSGLFSSRELQGALIAGPTPLLAAFLVGQLGGEPWIVAGILAAAQLMTLAGIFLGRPLFSAEELAETPALKGYAATPTAVGGAR is encoded by the coding sequence ATGACCAGCGAGCCATCGATGACCCCGTCACCCCAGACGGCGCCGAGTTCACCCGCCACCGAAGCGGAGGCGGTCGCCGTCCCGCGGCGACCGGCGCGCTCCGGCACCCGTACCGCGGTCGCCGCGGGTGTCGGGACCGCGATCGAGTGGTACGACTACGGCCTCTACACCGTTGCCGCGGGCCTGGTCATCTCGAAGGTCTTCTTCAGCGGTCAGTCCGCGCAAGTGGCCCTGCTCGCGACCTTCGCCGCGTTCGCTGTCGGGTTCGTCGCGCGTCCGGTGGGCGGCATCGTGCTCGGCGCCGCGTCCGACCGCTTCGGCCGCCGGCCGGTGCTGATCTTCTCGCTGATCCTCGTCGGTTCCTCCACGACGATCGTCGGCCTGCTCCCCTCGTCCGCGGCCATCGGCATCTGGGCACCCCTCCTGTTGCTGCTCATGCGGGTGACGCAGGGGTTCGGTGCCGGCGCCGAGATGGCGGGGGCGATCATCATCGCCAACGAGAGCGCGACGCCCGGGCGCAAGTCCTACCTGTCCTCGCTGGCGATGGCCGGCGCGACTTTCGGCGTGCTGACCGCCTCGGTCCTCTTCGCGGTGACCAGCGCCGTGTTCTCCGCCGAGGACTTCCTCAGCTTCGGCTGGCGCATCCCGTTCCTGCTCAGCGCGGTCTTCACCGGCATCGGACTCGTCCTGCGGCGGTCGATGCTGGAGTCCCCGGAGTTCGAAGAGGTCCAGCACGAACGGCAGCGCGGCGAGCTCGCCCAGGCGCACCGCAACCCACTCGTCGCGATGGCGAAAGCCGTCAAAGCCAGTCCCCGCAACTGGGTGGCCGGCTTCCTCGTACCCTCCGGCCTCAACGTCACCAGCTACATCACCAGTGCCTTCGCCATCAGCTACATCAGCGGCGCGCTTCGCCTGCCGGGCAGCTACGCGTTGCTGATGTCCTGCGCGGTCTTCGGGAGCGGGTTCCTGGCGCTGCTGGTGTTCGGCCGGCTCGGTGACACCATCGGCGTCCGCCGCGTCATGTTCATCGGCATCGCGGGCGCGCTGCTGCTGGCCGTCCCGTACGTCGCGATCCTCAAGGCCGGTGCGATCGTGCCGATCATCATCGCGAGCGTGGCCCTCAACGCCTTCGGGTGGGCCGGCGTGGCGGCCGCCCACACCGTGCTCATGCCGGCCCTGTTCCGGGCCGAGTACCGCTCCTCAGGGCTGTTCTCGTCCCGCGAGCTGCAAGGCGCGCTCATCGCCGGCCCGACGCCGCTCCTCGCGGCCTTCCTCGTCGGCCAGCTGGGCGGGGAACCGTGGATCGTCGCGGGCATCCTCGCGGCCGCCCAGCTCATGACGCTCGCCGGCATCTTCCTCGGCCGGCCCCTCTTCAGCGCCGAGGAGCTCGCCGAGACCCCGGCCCTCAAGGGCTACGCCGCTACCCCGACCGCCGTTGGCGGTGCACGGTGA
- a CDS encoding GntR family transcriptional regulator, with protein MTATDPAAEFERIQVGSLVDEARRQIRRNILTGHLRPGERLRDSVLAEEMGVSRSPVREALRLLEQAGLVEKTNNRSYRIPAFAPEDVHELAALRAADEILAIRTIVTKRLPLDSLAAAIETMAAAGNDPTKGLAADAAFHAEVVRLSGLPRLVERYEVLIDQIRLVLRANEIETWQRTPSIAAAHQRLLDLMRAAVEGGDVAELVRVWEDHVLRGMAAPQVLDPL; from the coding sequence ATGACCGCGACGGACCCCGCAGCCGAGTTCGAACGCATCCAGGTGGGCTCACTGGTCGATGAGGCGCGGCGACAGATCCGGCGCAACATCCTCACCGGTCACCTGCGCCCGGGAGAGCGTCTCCGGGACTCGGTGCTGGCCGAGGAGATGGGCGTGAGCCGGTCGCCGGTCCGCGAGGCCCTACGTCTGCTCGAGCAGGCGGGACTCGTCGAGAAGACGAACAACCGCTCGTACCGGATACCGGCGTTCGCCCCCGAGGACGTCCATGAGCTGGCCGCGCTGCGGGCGGCCGACGAGATCCTCGCCATCCGCACCATCGTGACCAAGCGGCTGCCGCTGGACTCCCTCGCCGCCGCCATCGAAACCATGGCCGCGGCCGGGAACGATCCGACGAAGGGACTCGCCGCGGATGCCGCCTTCCACGCCGAGGTCGTACGCCTGTCCGGCCTGCCTCGGCTGGTCGAGCGCTATGAGGTGCTCATCGACCAGATCCGGCTCGTGCTGCGAGCGAACGAGATCGAGACCTGGCAGCGGACTCCCTCGATCGCGGCAGCCCACCAGCGGCTCCTCGACCTGATGCGGGCCGCCGTCGAGGGCGGCGACGTCGCCGAGCTCGTCCGCGTGTGGGAGGACCACGTCCTGCGCGGAATGGCGGCACCGCAGGTGCTCGACCCGCTCTGA
- a CDS encoding HpcH/HpaI aldolase family protein, whose amino-acid sequence MTENIVRRRWRDHEPAFGAMLGIPAISTAHAMADAGFDWVIIEQQHAYVTEDSIPALLYALELGGTTPFVRIGENDPIGIQRALDLGARGIVAPMVNTPEQAEMVRDNTRFPPLGARSWGAPRLHATPAAANEDVLTLVMIETPLALSNIDAILAVEGIDGAVMGPSDMALSMGADVAAGIDAPQVWHAFETIGDSAKRLGKHYGAYVFTAEVAQRMVDHGADFVLFSTDIGYVGAGAAADIEAIGRIRSRSAV is encoded by the coding sequence ATGACCGAGAACATCGTCCGCCGGCGGTGGCGCGACCACGAGCCCGCCTTCGGCGCCATGCTGGGCATCCCGGCCATCTCCACCGCGCACGCCATGGCCGATGCCGGGTTCGACTGGGTCATCATCGAGCAGCAGCACGCGTACGTGACCGAGGACAGCATCCCGGCGCTGCTGTACGCGCTGGAGCTCGGCGGGACCACCCCGTTCGTGCGCATCGGGGAGAACGACCCCATAGGCATCCAGCGCGCCCTGGACCTGGGCGCCCGGGGGATCGTGGCGCCGATGGTCAACACGCCGGAGCAGGCGGAGATGGTGCGGGACAACACTCGGTTCCCCCCGCTCGGTGCCCGCTCGTGGGGGGCGCCGCGACTGCACGCCACGCCCGCGGCGGCCAATGAGGACGTGCTGACCCTGGTGATGATCGAGACGCCGCTCGCGCTGTCGAACATCGACGCGATCCTCGCCGTGGAAGGAATCGACGGAGCGGTCATGGGACCGTCGGACATGGCACTGAGCATGGGTGCCGATGTGGCGGCGGGGATCGACGCCCCGCAGGTGTGGCACGCCTTCGAGACCATCGGCGACAGCGCCAAGCGGCTGGGGAAGCACTACGGCGCGTATGTCTTCACCGCCGAGGTGGCGCAGCGGATGGTGGACCACGGGGCGGACTTCGTCCTGTTCAGCACGGACATCGGCTACGTGGGCGCGGGTGCCGCGGCCGACATCGAGGCGATCGGGCGGATCCGAAGCCGGAGCGCGGTCTGA